The Methanopyrus kandleri AV19 DNA segment CGGCAGGTAACTCACGTCTCCCTCTCCATCGCCACAATACCCGTCCTAGCGATTTCGACGATGTTACCGATATCCTTCATCAACTCAAGGAGGGATTCGACATCCTGCGGCTCTCCCACGATCTCTACGGTGATAGTCTCCCGGCCCACATCGACCACCTCGGCGCCCGCGGCCCGAGCCAACTCGGCCGCCCTCGCACGGTCCTTCGTCCTGATCTTGACCAGCGCTAACTGCCGCTCCACAGTGCGTTCTGGGTCCAGCTCCGAGACCTTGATAACGTCGACGAGCTTGTTGAGCTGCTTGACTACTTGCTCGATCGTTTGCTCGTTTCCTTTTACTGTAAGCGTCATCCTGGCCAACCCTTCCCGCTCTGAGGGTCCTTCGGCGATAGAGTCGATATTGAACCCACGTCTC contains these protein-coding regions:
- the ilvN gene encoding acetolactate synthase small subunit is translated as MSKRRVLSVLVKDRPGVMQRVSGLFRRRGFNIDSIAEGPSEREGLARMTLTVKGNEQTIEQVVKQLNKLVDVIKVSELDPERTVERQLALVKIRTKDRARAAELARAAGAEVVDVGRETITVEIVGEPQDVESLLELMKDIGNIVEIARTGIVAMERET